AGGCCAATGCCGGCATCGTCAAGGATCCGCATCACACCCGCCTTGTCGATCCCGTCCTCCTTGAACGGGTACACGGCGCTGATGTTGGGCTTGTGGGAGATGTACCCGTCCCGGTTCTCGTCGGCGCGAATGGCCACGTAGCTGACTGTCTCGGCCTCGCCGATCCAGGCCTCGAGGGGCTTAATCTTGAGGACCTTCGTACACCACCGCATCTGCGGGGACGGAAGCGCGCCCTGGTAGACGCGGAGCCAGTGCTCAAAGCCCTGCTCAGCGTTGAGTCGCGCTATCGGCTTGCCCAGCCCGACCTCGAGCCGTTGGAGGTACTCGTACGTCTCCGGCAGTTCGGCGCCGGTATCGCAGAAGAAGTACTCCATCTCCGGCACCCGATCGCGCATGTGGAGCGCGAGGGCGGCGCTGTCCTTGCCGCCCGAGATACCCATGACGTGTCGCACAGCCGCATCAGGCACTTCGGCCCTCCTCCGCATTTGAGTCTTCCACCTCTGGCCGCCAGGTGCTCGTGGTCTGTTGCGCCGCTCTGATGCTGAGCGCCGAGATAAGCGCCGTCAGGGCTCGAGGTCCGAGCGATTCGGACAACGAGCCGAGCAACTCGTCCGCTCTTTCGAGGACGTACTTCCTATCGGCGTCGTCGAGCCAGTGCACATCGACGACCTCGCTCCCGTCC
Above is a window of Iamia majanohamensis DNA encoding:
- a CDS encoding phosphoadenosine phosphosulfate reductase family protein yields the protein MRRRAEVPDAAVRHVMGISGGKDSAALALHMRDRVPEMEYFFCDTGAELPETYEYLQRLEVGLGKPIARLNAEQGFEHWLRVYQGALPSPQMRWCTKVLKIKPLEAWIGEAETVSYVAIRADENRDGYISHKPNISAVYPFKEDGIDKAGVMRILDDAGIGLPSYYEWRTRSGCYFCFFQRKAEWVGLAERHPDLFEQAVAFEEKAGYEAQAMQGRSYTWSHKESLRELAGRRVEIMTKHEAALARERRKQTNVPLIDVMAGVLDEDDDTLACQMCQL